The following coding sequences lie in one Hippopotamus amphibius kiboko isolate mHipAmp2 chromosome 17, mHipAmp2.hap2, whole genome shotgun sequence genomic window:
- the PHF12 gene encoding PHD finger protein 12 isoform X1 has protein sequence MWEKMETKTIVYDLDTSGGLMEQIQALLAPPKTDEAEKRSRKPEKEPRRSGRATNHDSCDSCKEGGDLLCCDHCPAAFHLQCCNPPLSEEMLPPGEWMCHRCTVRRKKREQKKELGHVNGLVDKSGKRTTSPSSDTDLLDRSASKTELKAIAHARILERRASRPGTPTSNASTETPTSEQNDVDEDIIDVDEEPVAAEPDYVQPQLRRPFELLIAAAMERNPTQFQLPNELTCTTALPGSSKRRRKEETTGKNVKKTQHELDHNGLVPLPVKVCFTCNRSCRVAPLIQCDYCPLLFHMDCLEPPLTAMPLGRWMCPNHIEHVVLNQKNMTLSNRCQVFDRFQDTISQHVVKVDFLNRIHKKHPPNRRVLQSVKRRSLKVPDAIKSQYQFPPPLIAPAAIRDGELICNGIPEESQTHLLNSEHLATQAEQQEWLCSVVALQCSILKHLSAKQMPSHWDSEQTEKADIKPVIVTDSSITNSLQTADKAPTPSHYPLSCPSGLSTQNSLSCSPPHQPPTLEDISCSSCAEKSKKAPCGTANGPVNTEVKANGPHLYSSPTDSTDPRRLPGANTPLPGLSQRQGWPRPLTPPAAGGLQNHTVGIIVKTENATGPSSCPQRSLVPVPSLPPSVPSSCASIENTSTLQRKTVQSQIGPPLTDSRPLGSPPNATRVLTPPQAAGDGVLATGANQRFCSPAPSSDGKVSPGTLSIGSALTVPSFPANSTAMVDLTNSLRAFMDVNGEIEINMLDEKLIKFLALQRIHQLFPSRVQASPGSVGAHPLASGGHQTEVQRREVQARAVFYPLLGLGGAVNMCYRTLYIGTGADMDVCLTNYGHCNYVSGKHACIFYDENTKHYELLNYSEHGTTVDNVLYSCDFSEKTPPTPPSSIVAKVQSVIRRHRHQKQDEEPSEEAAMMSSQAQGPQRRPCNCKASSSSLIGGSGAGWEGTALLHHGSYIKLGCLQFVFSITEFATKQPRGDAGLLQDGVLAEKLSLKPHQGPVLRSNSVP, from the exons TAACCCTCCACTGAGTGAAGAGATGTTGCCTCCTGGGGAGTGGATGTGTCACCGGTGCACTGTTCGCCGAAAG AAACGAGAGCAGAAAAAGGAGCTGGGCCACGTCAATGGACTGGTGGACAAATCTGGCAAACGGACTACATCCCCCAGCAGTGACACTGACTTGTTGGACAGATCAGCTAGCAAAACTGAACTCAAGGCCATTGCCCATGCCCGGATCCTGGAACGGAGAGCCAGCCGGCCTGGCACACCCACATCCAACGCCAGCACAGAGACCCCCACCTCTGAGCAGAATGACGTCGATGAGGACATCATTGACGTGGACGAGGAGCCAGTGGCAGCAGAGCCGGACTATGTGCAGCCCCAGCTAAGGCGGCCCTTTGAGCTGCTGATCGCTGCCGCCATGGAGCGGAACCCCACCCAGTTTCAATTGCCCAATGAACTGACTTgtaccactgcactaccag GTTCTagcaagaggagaagaaaggaggaaaccaCAGGGAAAAACGTGAAGAAGACACAGCATGAGTTAGATCACAATGGTCTTGTTCCCTTACCGGTCAAAGTCTGTTTCACGTGTAACAG GAGCTGTCGAGTGGCCCCTCTCATCCAGTGTGACTATTGCCCTCTCCTGTTCCACATGGACTGCCTCGAGCCACCGCTCACTGCCATGCCCCTGGGCAGATGGATGTGTCCGAATCACATCGAACATGTGGTG CTGAACCAGAAGAACATGACGCTGAGCAATCGGTGCCAGGTGTTTGACCGTTTCCAGGACACCATTTCGCAGCACGTTGTCAAAGTGGATTTCCTGAACCGAATCCACAAGAAGCACCCTCCTAACCGCCGCGTGCTCCAGTCGGTCAAAAGAAGAAGCTTGAAG GTTCCCGATGCTATCAAATCTCAGTACCAGTTTCCACCCCCTCTCATTGCACCTGCGGCCATTCGGGACGGGGAGCTGATCTGCAATGGGATCCCTGAGGAATCACAGACGCACCTTTTGAACTCTGAGCACTTAGCCACCCAGGCAGAGCAGCAAGAG TGGCTCTGTAGTGTTGTTGCGCTCCAGTGCAGcatattgaaacatttatctgCTAAGCAGATGCCTTCGCATTGGGACTCTGAACAGACAGAGAAGGCTGATATTAAGCCTGTTATTGTGACTGACAGCTCAATCACCAACTCCCTGCAAACAGCTGACAAGGCACCTACACCTTCCCACTACCCCTTGTCCTGCCCCTCAGGGCTTAGCACCCAGAATTCCCTGAGCTGCTCTCCACCCCACCAGCCCCCAACCCTAGAGGACATCAGCTGCAGTTCTTGTGCGGAAAAATCCAAGAAAGCCCCCTGTGGGACTGCCAACGGGCCAGTGAACACAGAGGTGAAAGCCAATGGCCCACACCTCTACAGCAGCCCCACTGATTCCACGGACCCCCGGCGACTTCCAGGCGCCAACACCCCCCTACCAGGCCTCTCACAGCGGCAAGGCTGGCCCCGGCCCCTCACGCCACCAGCGGCTGGGGGGCTTCAGAACCACACCGTCGGCATCATTGTGAAGACAGAGAATGCCACTGGCCCCAGCTCTTGCCCCCAGAGGAGTTTGGTTCCTGTCCCAAGCCTACCCCCTTCCGTTCCCAGCTCTTGTGCCAGCATCGAGAACACCAGCACTTTGCAAAGAAAGACTGTCCAATCACAGATAGGACCTCCGTTGACAGATTCAAGGCCACTGGGCTCACCCCCAAATGCCACCCGGGTGCTCACTCCCCCCCAAGCAGCAGGAGATGGTGTCTTGGCCACAGGAGCCAACCAACGATTCTGCTCACCAGCGCCATCCTCAG ATGGCAAGGTCAGCCCCGGCACGTTATCCATAGGAAGCGCTTTAACCGTACCCTCTTTCCCAGCCAACTCTACTGCCATGGTGGACCTCACCAACTCACTTCGAGCATTTATGGATGTCAATGGAG AAATCGAGATAAATATGCTGGACGAGAAGCTGATCAAGTTTCTGGCCTTGCAGAGAATACATCAGCTTTTCCCCTCCCGGGTCCAAGCTTCACCGGGCAGTGTCGGGGCACATCCGCTGGCTTCTGGAGGGCACCAGACAGAAG TGCAGAGAAGGGAGGTACAGGCCCGAGCTGTGTTCTACCCTCTCTTAGGGTTGGGAGGAGCTGTGAACATGTGCTACCGAACCCTCTACATCGGGACAG GAGCTGACATGGACGTGTGCCTTACAAACTATGGTCACTGTAACTACGTGTCCGGGAAACACGCCTGCATATTCTACGatgag aatACCAAACATTATGAGCTGTTAAACTACAGTGAGCACGGGACAACGGTGGACAATGTGCTGTATTCATGTGACTTCTCTGAGAAGACCCCGCCAACCCCCCCAAGCAGTATTGTTGCCAAAGTGCAGAGTGTCATCA GGCGCCACCGGCACCAGAAACAGGATGAAGAGCCAAGCGAGGAGGCAGCCATGATGAgctcccaggcccagggcccGCAGCGGAGACCCTGCAACTGCAAAGCCAGCAGCTCGAGCTTGATTGGGGGCAGCGGGGCCGGCTGGGAGGGCACGGCCTTACTGCACCACGGCAGCTACATCAAGCTGGGGTGCCTGCAGTTTGTCTTCAGCATCACTGAGTTTGCGACCAAACAGCCCAGAGGCGATGCCGGCCTGCTGCAGGATGGGGTCTTGGCCGAGAAGCTCTCTCTCAAGCCCCACCAGGGCCCTGTGCTGCGCTCCAACTCCGTTCCCTAG
- the PHF12 gene encoding PHD finger protein 12 isoform X2 — translation MWEKMETKTIVYDLDTSGGLMEQIQALLAPPKTDEAEKRSRKPEKEPRRSGRATNHDSCDSCKEGGDLLCCDHCPAAFHLQCCNPPLSEEMLPPGEWMCHRCTVRRKKREQKKELGHVNGLVDKSGKRTTSPSSDTDLLDRSASKTELKAIAHARILERRASRPGTPTSNASTETPTSEQNDVDEDIIDVDEEPVAAEPDYVQPQLRRPFELLIAAAMERNPTQFQLPNELTCTTALPGSSKRRRKEETTGKNVKKTQHELDHNGLVPLPVKVCFTCNRSCRVAPLIQCDYCPLLFHMDCLEPPLTAMPLGRWMCPNHIEHVVLNQKNMTLSNRCQVFDRFQDTISQHVVKVDFLNRIHKKHPPNRRVLQSVKRRSLKVPDAIKSQYQFPPPLIAPAAIRDGELICNGIPEESQTHLLNSEHLATQAEQQEWLCSVVALQCSILKHLSAKQMPSHWDSEQTEKADIKPVIVTDSSITNSLQTADKAPTPSHYPLSCPSGLSTQNSLSCSPPHQPPTLEDISCSSCAEKSKKAPCGTANGPVNTEVKANGPHLYSSPTDSTDPRRLPGANTPLPGLSQRQGWPRPLTPPAAGGLQNHTVGIIVKTENATGPSSCPQRSLVPVPSLPPSVPSSCASIENTSTLQRKTVQSQIGPPLTDSRPLGSPPNATRVLTPPQAAGDGVLATGANQRFCSPAPSSEIEINMLDEKLIKFLALQRIHQLFPSRVQASPGSVGAHPLASGGHQTEVQRREVQARAVFYPLLGLGGAVNMCYRTLYIGTGADMDVCLTNYGHCNYVSGKHACIFYDENTKHYELLNYSEHGTTVDNVLYSCDFSEKTPPTPPSSIVAKVQSVIRRHRHQKQDEEPSEEAAMMSSQAQGPQRRPCNCKASSSSLIGGSGAGWEGTALLHHGSYIKLGCLQFVFSITEFATKQPRGDAGLLQDGVLAEKLSLKPHQGPVLRSNSVP, via the exons TAACCCTCCACTGAGTGAAGAGATGTTGCCTCCTGGGGAGTGGATGTGTCACCGGTGCACTGTTCGCCGAAAG AAACGAGAGCAGAAAAAGGAGCTGGGCCACGTCAATGGACTGGTGGACAAATCTGGCAAACGGACTACATCCCCCAGCAGTGACACTGACTTGTTGGACAGATCAGCTAGCAAAACTGAACTCAAGGCCATTGCCCATGCCCGGATCCTGGAACGGAGAGCCAGCCGGCCTGGCACACCCACATCCAACGCCAGCACAGAGACCCCCACCTCTGAGCAGAATGACGTCGATGAGGACATCATTGACGTGGACGAGGAGCCAGTGGCAGCAGAGCCGGACTATGTGCAGCCCCAGCTAAGGCGGCCCTTTGAGCTGCTGATCGCTGCCGCCATGGAGCGGAACCCCACCCAGTTTCAATTGCCCAATGAACTGACTTgtaccactgcactaccag GTTCTagcaagaggagaagaaaggaggaaaccaCAGGGAAAAACGTGAAGAAGACACAGCATGAGTTAGATCACAATGGTCTTGTTCCCTTACCGGTCAAAGTCTGTTTCACGTGTAACAG GAGCTGTCGAGTGGCCCCTCTCATCCAGTGTGACTATTGCCCTCTCCTGTTCCACATGGACTGCCTCGAGCCACCGCTCACTGCCATGCCCCTGGGCAGATGGATGTGTCCGAATCACATCGAACATGTGGTG CTGAACCAGAAGAACATGACGCTGAGCAATCGGTGCCAGGTGTTTGACCGTTTCCAGGACACCATTTCGCAGCACGTTGTCAAAGTGGATTTCCTGAACCGAATCCACAAGAAGCACCCTCCTAACCGCCGCGTGCTCCAGTCGGTCAAAAGAAGAAGCTTGAAG GTTCCCGATGCTATCAAATCTCAGTACCAGTTTCCACCCCCTCTCATTGCACCTGCGGCCATTCGGGACGGGGAGCTGATCTGCAATGGGATCCCTGAGGAATCACAGACGCACCTTTTGAACTCTGAGCACTTAGCCACCCAGGCAGAGCAGCAAGAG TGGCTCTGTAGTGTTGTTGCGCTCCAGTGCAGcatattgaaacatttatctgCTAAGCAGATGCCTTCGCATTGGGACTCTGAACAGACAGAGAAGGCTGATATTAAGCCTGTTATTGTGACTGACAGCTCAATCACCAACTCCCTGCAAACAGCTGACAAGGCACCTACACCTTCCCACTACCCCTTGTCCTGCCCCTCAGGGCTTAGCACCCAGAATTCCCTGAGCTGCTCTCCACCCCACCAGCCCCCAACCCTAGAGGACATCAGCTGCAGTTCTTGTGCGGAAAAATCCAAGAAAGCCCCCTGTGGGACTGCCAACGGGCCAGTGAACACAGAGGTGAAAGCCAATGGCCCACACCTCTACAGCAGCCCCACTGATTCCACGGACCCCCGGCGACTTCCAGGCGCCAACACCCCCCTACCAGGCCTCTCACAGCGGCAAGGCTGGCCCCGGCCCCTCACGCCACCAGCGGCTGGGGGGCTTCAGAACCACACCGTCGGCATCATTGTGAAGACAGAGAATGCCACTGGCCCCAGCTCTTGCCCCCAGAGGAGTTTGGTTCCTGTCCCAAGCCTACCCCCTTCCGTTCCCAGCTCTTGTGCCAGCATCGAGAACACCAGCACTTTGCAAAGAAAGACTGTCCAATCACAGATAGGACCTCCGTTGACAGATTCAAGGCCACTGGGCTCACCCCCAAATGCCACCCGGGTGCTCACTCCCCCCCAAGCAGCAGGAGATGGTGTCTTGGCCACAGGAGCCAACCAACGATTCTGCTCACCAGCGCCATCCTCAG AAATCGAGATAAATATGCTGGACGAGAAGCTGATCAAGTTTCTGGCCTTGCAGAGAATACATCAGCTTTTCCCCTCCCGGGTCCAAGCTTCACCGGGCAGTGTCGGGGCACATCCGCTGGCTTCTGGAGGGCACCAGACAGAAG TGCAGAGAAGGGAGGTACAGGCCCGAGCTGTGTTCTACCCTCTCTTAGGGTTGGGAGGAGCTGTGAACATGTGCTACCGAACCCTCTACATCGGGACAG GAGCTGACATGGACGTGTGCCTTACAAACTATGGTCACTGTAACTACGTGTCCGGGAAACACGCCTGCATATTCTACGatgag aatACCAAACATTATGAGCTGTTAAACTACAGTGAGCACGGGACAACGGTGGACAATGTGCTGTATTCATGTGACTTCTCTGAGAAGACCCCGCCAACCCCCCCAAGCAGTATTGTTGCCAAAGTGCAGAGTGTCATCA GGCGCCACCGGCACCAGAAACAGGATGAAGAGCCAAGCGAGGAGGCAGCCATGATGAgctcccaggcccagggcccGCAGCGGAGACCCTGCAACTGCAAAGCCAGCAGCTCGAGCTTGATTGGGGGCAGCGGGGCCGGCTGGGAGGGCACGGCCTTACTGCACCACGGCAGCTACATCAAGCTGGGGTGCCTGCAGTTTGTCTTCAGCATCACTGAGTTTGCGACCAAACAGCCCAGAGGCGATGCCGGCCTGCTGCAGGATGGGGTCTTGGCCGAGAAGCTCTCTCTCAAGCCCCACCAGGGCCCTGTGCTGCGCTCCAACTCCGTTCCCTAG
- the DHRS13 gene encoding dehydrogenase/reductase SDR family member 13 yields the protein MEALLLGVGLLLGAYVLVYYNLVKAPPCRGIASLRGRTAVVTGANSGIGKMTALELARRGARVVLACRSRERGEAAAFDIRQESGNNEVIFMALDLASLASVRAFATAFLSSEPRLDILIHNAGISSCGRTREPFNLLLRVNHIGPFLLTHLLLPRLKTCTPSRVVVVSSAAHRRGHLDFTRLDRPVVGWQQELRAYADSKLANVLFARELATQLEGTGITCYAAHPGPVNSELFLRHVPGWLRPLLRPLAWLVLRAPRGGAQTPLYCALQEGIEPLSGRYFANCHVEEVPSAARDDRAAHRLWEASRRLAGLGPEEDAESDEDPQPEDPGAPSSPSSPHPEEPTACELYPSPQGSPDLSKITRRIPVKAEPELQAS from the exons ATGGAGGCGCTGCTGCTGGGCGTGGGGTTGCTGCTGGGCGCCTACGTGCTTGTCTACTACAACCTGGTGAAGGCCCCGCCGTGCCGCGGCATCGCCAGCCTGCGGGGCCGCACGGCCGTGGTCACGG GCGCCAACAGCGGCATCGGGAAGATGACGGCGCTGGAGCTGGCGCGCCGGGGAGCGCGCGTGGTGCTGGCCTGCCGGAGCCGCGAGCGCGGGGAGGCGGCCGCCTTCGACATCCgccag GAGAGTGGAAACAATGAGGTCATCTTCATGGCCTTGGACTTGGCCAGTCTGGCCTCCGTGAGGGCCTTTGCCACTGCCTTCCTGAGCTCTGAGCCACGGCTGGACATCCTCATCCACAATGCCG GGATCAGTTCCTGCGGCCGGACCCGGGAGCCCTTTAACCTGCTGTTGCGAGTGAACCACATCGGCCCCTTCCTGCTGACACACCTGCTGCTGCCCCGGCTGAAGACATGTACCCCCAGCCGCGTGGTGGTGGTATCCTCAGCCGCCCACCGTCGAGGCCACCTCGACTTCACACGCCTGGACCGCCCAGTGGTGGGCTGGCAGCAGGAGTTGCGGGCATATGCCGACAGTAAGCTGGCCAACGTGTTGTTTGCCAGGGAGCTCGCCACTCAGCTTGAGGGCACTGGAATCACCTGCTATGCAGCCCACCCAG GGCCAGTGAACTCGGAGCTGTTCCTGCGTCACGTTCCTGGATGGCTACGCCCACTTTTGCGCCCACTGGCTTGGCTAGTGCTGCGGGCACCTCGAGGGGGTGCCCAGACACCCCTGTACTGCGCTCTGCAGGAGGGCATTGAGCCCCTCAGTGGGAGATACTTTGCCAACTGCCATGTGGAGGAGGTGCCCTCAGCCGCCAGAGACGACCGGGCAGCTCACCGGCTGTGGGAGGCCAGCAGAAGACTAGCAGGGCTTGGGCCTGAGGAGGATGCCGAATCCGATGAAGACCCCCAGCCTGAGGACCCAGGGGCCCCATCTTCTCCAAGCAGCCCCCACCCTGAGGAGCCCACGGCTTGCGAACTCTACCCCAGCCCTCAGGGTTCACCAGACTTGTCTAAGATCACACGCCGAATTCCGGTTAAAGCTGAGCCTGAGCTCCAAGCCTCCTAA